One segment of Mycobacterium spongiae DNA contains the following:
- the glmM gene encoding phosphoglucosamine mutase, translated as MGRLFGTDGVRGVANHELTAELALTLGAAAARRLASSAAPGRRIAVIGRDPRASGEMLEAAVIAGLTSEGVDALRVGVLPTPAVAYLTGAYDADFGVMISASHNPMADNGIKIFGPGGRKLDDDTEDQIERLVAAGPGSRPVGAGIGRVVDAEDAAERYLRHIGKAATQPLDGLTVVVDCAHGAASSAAPRAYQAAGARVIAINADPNGLNINDACGSTHLDSLRAAVIAHGADLGLAHDGDADRCLAIDAGGDLVDGDAIMVVLALAMAEAGELASETLVATVMSNLGLHLAMRSAGVTVRTTGVGDRYVLEELRAGDYSLGGEQSGHIVMPALGSTGDGIVTGLRLMTRMVQTGSPLAALASAMQSLPQVLINVEVADKATAAAAPSVQAAVDLAAAELGDTGRILLRPSGTEPMIRVMVEAADEAIAKRLAVSVADAVSAAR; from the coding sequence ATGGGTCGACTATTCGGCACCGATGGTGTGCGCGGGGTCGCCAATCACGAGTTGACCGCCGAGTTGGCCCTGACGCTGGGAGCCGCGGCGGCGCGGCGCCTGGCAAGTTCGGCCGCGCCTGGCCGGCGGATTGCCGTGATTGGTCGTGATCCGCGGGCCAGCGGCGAAATGCTGGAGGCCGCCGTGATCGCGGGCCTGACGAGTGAGGGCGTCGATGCGTTGCGGGTCGGGGTGCTCCCCACGCCCGCGGTGGCCTACCTGACCGGTGCCTATGATGCCGATTTCGGGGTGATGATCTCGGCGTCGCACAATCCGATGGCGGACAATGGGATCAAGATCTTCGGGCCCGGCGGCCGCAAACTGGACGACGACACCGAGGATCAGATCGAGCGGCTCGTTGCGGCCGGCCCCGGGTCGCGCCCGGTTGGCGCCGGAATTGGCCGGGTCGTCGACGCCGAGGATGCAGCGGAACGGTACTTGCGCCATATCGGTAAGGCGGCGACACAGCCGCTCGATGGGTTGACGGTGGTCGTTGACTGTGCCCATGGCGCCGCGTCGTCGGCGGCGCCCCGCGCTTACCAGGCGGCCGGTGCGCGGGTCATCGCGATCAATGCCGATCCGAACGGCCTGAACATCAATGACGCTTGTGGATCGACGCATCTGGACTCGCTGCGGGCCGCGGTTATTGCCCACGGCGCCGACCTGGGTCTGGCGCACGACGGCGATGCCGACCGGTGCCTGGCGATCGATGCTGGCGGTGACCTTGTCGACGGCGACGCCATCATGGTGGTCCTGGCGCTGGCGATGGCCGAAGCCGGCGAGCTGGCCTCCGAGACGCTGGTCGCCACCGTGATGAGCAACCTAGGGCTGCACCTGGCCATGCGTTCGGCCGGTGTCACGGTCCGCACAACGGGTGTGGGTGACCGCTACGTCTTGGAGGAATTGCGTGCCGGTGACTACAGCCTTGGCGGCGAGCAATCGGGCCATATCGTCATGCCGGCTTTGGGCTCCACCGGCGACGGCATCGTCACCGGCCTGCGATTGATGACTCGGATGGTGCAGACCGGCTCACCGCTGGCCGCGTTGGCGTCGGCGATGCAATCGTTGCCGCAGGTGCTGATCAACGTCGAGGTCGCTGACAAGGCGACTGCCGCCGCGGCCCCCTCGGTCCAGGCGGCGGTCGACCTAGCGGCGGCCGAATTGGGTGACACCGGTCGGATCTTGTTGCGCCCCTCCGGAACTGAGCCCATGATTCGGGTGATGGTGGAGGCGGCCGATGAGGCTATCGCGAAGCGGTTGGCCGTCAGTGTTGCCGACGCGGTGAGCGCTGCACGCTGA
- the eccCa gene encoding type VII secretion protein EccCa: MPAEIVVEAPPEVPRPTSGDQLVRLVPAIMSVAALAVMVVALVSRTPTTRHPTILAFPIMMLGSLFATAASGRSRRRAVGVDTDRADYFAYLRVLRQTVAEAAESQRVSVYRQHPDPGALWTMIGGPRMWERGSADHEFCSVRVGVGLRPLTTRLVTPPAPPIQRSDPVTVDALRRFLRAHSTIADVPITIRLQAGPITIDGEVERVRGLLRAMICGLAVSHPPDELLISGVVSDRNRVHWDWLKWLPHNQHPRVTDGAGPARMVYPNPQEARSALAGAALPHLVVIVDSDQPVDVGLSHATTLEVGAGGDGMPALLRYRGERETLVRPDHLDSAAALTCARRLAPYRVGDGGWDSRSVVRQGWAQLIGIDDFAAFDPKTLWQDEKNQDHLRVPIGTRLDGEPVELNIKEPAQGGIGPHGLCVGATGSGKSELLRTVALGMMARNSPEVLNLLLVDFKGGATFLDFVSAPHVSAVITNLSDEAPLVARMRDALAGEINRRQQLLRSAGNFVSLAAYDRARRAGAALAALPTLFIVVDEFSELLSQHPDFADMFVAIGRLGRSLGMHLLLASQRLDDGRLRGLEAHLSYRIGLKTLSASESRTVVGTHDAYELPNTPGAGYLRSPTDELTRFHTALVSEPLRLAGDTASHPPLTASVRPFATSVVGSITNRELVESDGAGLLTVLHMVLERLSGHGPAAHQVWLPPLGAPPTLESLLQDADPARGEWAVPIGVVDRPFEQSRTPLTVDVSGAAGNVAVVGAPQAGKSTALCTLIMALAGTHGPHHAQFYCLDFGGGGLSSVRGLPHVGAVANRADRQLVCRMVAECESIVRSRESFFREHGIDSVVTYRRDRAHGCPGSYGEPFGDVFLVIDGWTSLRQEFEAAAESITALAGQGLSFGVHVVLSASRWADIGPSLKDQLGTRIELRLGDPADSELDRKRARQVPCDAPGRGLSRDGKQMLIALPRLDGVDPRRRPGDSVAPPIPLLPERVDYATLIDRVGTELGRRILLGIGESRLQPVTVDFKRQPHLLIVGDNECGKTAALRTLCAEIVRTNCVAEARLFIIDFRRTLLGVVESEHLGGYAISSAAVDVLLPGLLDQLNMRMPTAEVNQPQLQARSGWSGPDIYLVVDDYDLVATSAGNPLLALLEYVPHAQDLGLHLIVARRSGGAARGLFEPLVASLRDLGCMGLMMSGRPDDGVLLGSCRPMPLPPGRAVLVTRTDDEQAIQVAWSAPR, from the coding sequence GTGCCGGCCGAAATCGTCGTTGAGGCGCCACCCGAAGTCCCGCGACCGACATCGGGCGACCAGCTGGTTCGCCTGGTGCCGGCCATCATGTCTGTCGCAGCGCTGGCTGTCATGGTGGTGGCCCTGGTGTCGCGCACGCCCACGACGCGACACCCGACCATCCTGGCGTTCCCCATCATGATGCTGGGCTCTTTGTTCGCTACGGCCGCCAGCGGCCGTAGCCGGCGGCGGGCCGTCGGTGTCGATACCGATCGCGCCGACTATTTCGCATACTTGAGAGTCCTGAGGCAGACCGTGGCGGAAGCCGCAGAATCGCAGCGTGTCTCCGTGTACCGGCAGCACCCGGATCCCGGTGCGCTATGGACGATGATCGGTGGCCCCAGGATGTGGGAGCGAGGTTCGGCCGATCACGAATTCTGCAGTGTCCGTGTCGGTGTTGGGCTCCGGCCACTGACCACCCGTTTGGTGACCCCGCCCGCGCCACCGATACAGCGTTCGGATCCGGTGACCGTTGATGCGCTTCGCCGGTTCCTCCGGGCGCACTCGACGATTGCGGACGTGCCCATCACGATCCGATTGCAAGCCGGTCCGATCACCATTGACGGCGAGGTCGAACGGGTGCGCGGACTGCTTCGCGCGATGATCTGCGGACTAGCTGTATCGCACCCACCGGACGAGCTGCTCATCTCCGGGGTAGTCAGTGATCGGAATCGGGTTCACTGGGACTGGCTGAAATGGCTACCGCACAATCAGCATCCGAGGGTCACCGACGGCGCTGGTCCGGCACGAATGGTGTATCCCAACCCGCAGGAGGCGCGGTCGGCGCTTGCTGGAGCGGCGCTGCCTCACCTCGTGGTGATCGTCGACTCGGATCAGCCTGTCGACGTTGGATTGTCGCACGCGACCACCCTGGAGGTCGGCGCCGGCGGTGACGGCATGCCCGCGCTGCTGCGGTATCGCGGCGAACGGGAAACTTTGGTCCGCCCGGACCACCTGGATTCCGCGGCCGCGTTGACCTGCGCTCGCCGGCTCGCGCCATATCGGGTCGGCGACGGAGGCTGGGACTCGCGGTCTGTTGTCCGCCAAGGCTGGGCGCAGCTGATCGGCATCGACGACTTCGCCGCCTTCGACCCAAAAACCCTGTGGCAGGACGAGAAAAACCAGGACCACCTCCGGGTTCCGATTGGCACCAGGCTCGATGGCGAGCCGGTGGAGCTGAACATCAAGGAGCCCGCCCAGGGGGGCATCGGACCGCATGGGCTTTGCGTTGGAGCCACCGGATCGGGCAAATCGGAGCTGCTGCGCACGGTGGCGCTGGGCATGATGGCACGCAACTCTCCCGAAGTACTCAACCTGCTGTTGGTCGACTTCAAAGGCGGTGCAACGTTTCTCGACTTCGTTTCGGCTCCACACGTTTCCGCCGTCATTACCAATCTCTCGGATGAAGCGCCGCTGGTTGCCCGGATGAGAGACGCCCTGGCTGGTGAGATCAATCGTCGGCAACAACTACTTCGGTCGGCCGGCAACTTCGTCAGCCTGGCGGCATACGATCGGGCACGCCGGGCCGGAGCTGCGTTGGCCGCGCTGCCGACGCTATTCATCGTCGTCGACGAGTTCTCCGAACTGCTAAGTCAGCATCCCGATTTCGCGGACATGTTCGTCGCGATCGGCCGGCTTGGCCGGTCGCTGGGCATGCACCTATTGCTGGCAAGTCAACGTCTCGACGATGGTCGGCTGCGTGGACTGGAAGCCCACCTGTCCTATCGCATCGGTTTGAAGACGCTGTCGGCCAGCGAGTCCCGGACCGTTGTCGGAACTCACGACGCCTACGAACTACCGAACACGCCCGGTGCAGGGTACCTGCGGTCGCCGACCGACGAGTTGACGCGTTTTCACACTGCACTCGTTTCCGAGCCGCTTCGGCTGGCGGGAGACACCGCGAGTCACCCTCCGCTCACGGCGTCGGTGCGGCCTTTCGCCACGAGCGTCGTGGGTTCGATCACGAACCGCGAACTGGTCGAGTCGGACGGGGCAGGCTTGCTCACCGTTCTGCATATGGTGCTAGAAAGGCTCTCCGGCCACGGACCAGCCGCGCACCAGGTCTGGTTGCCGCCGCTGGGAGCGCCACCCACACTAGAATCCTTGCTGCAGGACGCTGACCCGGCGCGAGGTGAATGGGCCGTACCGATCGGAGTCGTCGACCGCCCGTTCGAGCAGTCCCGAACGCCACTGACCGTCGACGTGTCCGGAGCCGCCGGCAATGTCGCAGTCGTTGGCGCACCACAAGCTGGTAAGTCCACGGCACTGTGCACCCTCATCATGGCGCTGGCGGGCACCCACGGTCCCCATCACGCACAGTTCTACTGTCTGGATTTCGGCGGCGGAGGGCTGAGTTCGGTGCGCGGCCTGCCCCATGTGGGTGCCGTTGCCAATCGGGCCGATCGGCAACTCGTCTGCCGCATGGTTGCCGAATGCGAATCCATCGTGCGGTCCAGGGAGAGCTTCTTCCGCGAACACGGTATCGACTCTGTGGTGACCTATCGCCGCGACCGAGCCCATGGGTGTCCTGGGTCATACGGCGAACCGTTCGGCGACGTGTTTCTGGTCATCGACGGCTGGACAAGCCTGCGTCAGGAGTTCGAGGCGGCTGCTGAATCGATTACCGCTCTCGCGGGTCAGGGACTCTCGTTCGGTGTCCATGTCGTACTGTCGGCTTCTCGCTGGGCGGACATCGGGCCGTCGCTGAAGGATCAGCTGGGCACCCGGATCGAGTTGCGGCTGGGGGATCCCGCGGATTCCGAACTGGACCGCAAGCGGGCGCGACAGGTACCGTGCGACGCTCCCGGTCGGGGACTGAGCCGCGATGGCAAGCAGATGCTGATCGCTCTGCCGAGGCTGGACGGTGTCGACCCGCGGCGCCGCCCCGGCGACTCCGTCGCGCCCCCGATCCCGCTGCTGCCAGAGCGGGTCGACTACGCAACCCTGATCGACCGCGTTGGAACTGAACTCGGTAGGCGGATTCTGCTCGGTATCGGGGAGAGTCGGCTGCAGCCGGTCACGGTCGATTTCAAACGCCAGCCGCATCTGCTCATCGTCGGGGACAACGAGTGCGGAAAGACCGCCGCGTTGCGCACGCTGTGCGCCGAGATCGTCCGGACCAACTGCGTCGCGGAGGCCCGACTGTTCATCATCGACTTCCGGCGAACGCTACTTGGCGTCGTCGAATCGGAACACCTGGGCGGCTACGCAATCTCGTCGGCGGCGGTGGATGTGTTGCTGCCGGGCCTGCTCGATCAGCTGAATATGCGGATGCCCACAGCCGAGGTGAACCAGCCGCAGCTGCAAGCCCGGTCCGGGTGGTCTGGCCCAGACATCTATCTGGTGGTCGACGACTACGATCTGGTGGCCACTTCGGCCGGCAATCCGCTGCTTGCTCTGCTCGAATACGTGCCACACGCACAAGATCTCGGTCTGCACCTGATCGTGGCCCGACGCAGCGGGGGCGCCGCGCGTGGCTTGTTCGAGCCGCTGGTGGCTAGTTTGCGTGACCTTGGCTGCATGGGGCTGATGATGAGCGGACGCCCCGACGACGGTGTTCTCTTGGGTTCCTGCCGTCCGATGCCGCTGCCGCCGGGCCGCGCGGTCCTCGTCACCCGCACCGACGACGAGCAGGCTATCCAGGTCGCCTGGAGTGCCCCACGATGA
- a CDS encoding WXG100 family type VII secretion target encodes MDPAVSYNFGEIEYCVRQEIHSTWSRFNAALDELRSQIAPLHQLWTREAAAAYQVEQLKWHQAAHALNEILLDLGNAVRDGAADVESADRRAAGIWTR; translated from the coding sequence ATGGACCCCGCTGTCTCCTACAACTTTGGCGAGATCGAATACTGCGTTCGCCAGGAAATCCATAGCACCTGGTCGCGTTTCAACGCTGCACTGGACGAACTGAGGTCGCAGATCGCGCCGCTGCACCAGCTCTGGACCCGAGAGGCGGCAGCCGCATATCAGGTCGAGCAACTCAAGTGGCATCAGGCAGCGCACGCGCTCAACGAGATCTTGCTCGATCTGGGAAACGCCGTCCGCGACGGGGCCGCCGACGTCGAGAGCGCGGACCGGCGAGCCGCCGGCATCTGGACGCGATAG
- a CDS encoding type VII secretion-associated protein, producing MNAHRVVIEAGPATIRRLCCGTTVAAGAEVAIAALGAIDDAVAVVDDQPVAVDSLWSAVLRSLACDRGQPVVVVHPSWWPASRVGVVSAAARAGTIDVAAISRVRLLVRASSAKTTVVVEITERLVVVTGAEVVAVPRRMRSGPTAHEVAGVITSMSATGQPGTPAQVLIDVASGVAGAPDFAESIADEVRASGIGQQVTIVDDAWLARLARAMHSNVAKPRSAPEPGASTVIGRRYRTRMRPAAAAVLTVVAVAVPCAVAVIWRRAPSAETPATFLVEGRVAVAIPDDWLTQRILAGPGSARVQVTSPSDPEVALHVTQSLVAGETLAGAAERLKRAIDAEPAGVFVDFNPSGSSAGRTAVTYREVRAAHHVRWTVLVDGSVRISIGCQSRPGAQHAVRAVCEQAVRSAHAVG from the coding sequence TTGAACGCGCACCGGGTGGTGATCGAGGCGGGTCCAGCGACGATCCGCCGATTATGTTGCGGCACCACAGTGGCCGCTGGTGCCGAAGTCGCCATCGCCGCGCTCGGCGCTATTGACGACGCGGTGGCGGTGGTGGATGACCAGCCGGTGGCCGTTGATTCCCTGTGGTCGGCCGTGCTGCGGTCGCTGGCGTGCGATCGGGGCCAACCCGTGGTCGTTGTGCATCCCTCGTGGTGGCCGGCGTCGCGCGTGGGTGTGGTCAGCGCAGCGGCGCGCGCGGGAACGATAGATGTTGCCGCGATATCGCGCGTGCGGTTGCTGGTGCGGGCGTCGTCGGCGAAAACGACTGTGGTGGTGGAGATCACCGAACGGTTGGTGGTGGTCACCGGTGCTGAGGTGGTCGCCGTACCACGCCGGATGCGATCCGGGCCTACGGCCCACGAGGTTGCGGGTGTGATCACCAGCATGAGCGCCACAGGGCAACCCGGGACCCCCGCGCAGGTGCTGATCGATGTGGCCAGCGGTGTTGCCGGGGCGCCGGATTTCGCTGAATCGATTGCCGACGAAGTGCGGGCCTCGGGCATCGGGCAGCAGGTGACGATCGTCGACGACGCGTGGCTGGCGCGGCTGGCCCGGGCGATGCACTCGAACGTAGCCAAGCCACGCTCGGCGCCCGAGCCCGGCGCCAGCACTGTCATTGGTCGGAGATACCGCACGCGTATGCGTCCGGCTGCCGCTGCTGTCCTGACGGTGGTGGCCGTGGCGGTGCCGTGCGCGGTCGCGGTGATCTGGCGCCGGGCTCCGTCCGCCGAGACGCCGGCGACGTTCTTGGTGGAAGGCCGGGTCGCAGTAGCCATTCCCGACGACTGGCTCACCCAGCGGATACTCGCCGGTCCGGGTTCGGCCCGGGTCCAGGTCACATCGCCATCAGATCCCGAGGTGGCGTTGCACGTCACGCAATCGCTCGTCGCCGGCGAGACACTGGCTGGCGCGGCGGAGCGGTTGAAACGGGCAATCGATGCCGAACCGGCGGGCGTGTTCGTCGACTTCAACCCCTCGGGCAGCAGCGCGGGCCGAACCGCGGTGACCTACCGCGAAGTCCGTGCCGCGCATCACGTCCGGTGGACCGTGTTGGTCGACGGCTCGGTCCGCATCAGCATCGGGTGCCAGAGCAGGCCCGGGGCGCAGCACGCAGTTCGCGCCGTATGTGAGCAGGCCGTGCGATCCGCTCACGCCGTTGGTTAG
- the rplM gene encoding 50S ribosomal protein L13 — MPTYAPKAGDTTRSWYVIDATDVVLGRLAVAAANLLRGKHKPTFAPNVDGGDFVIVINADKVAVSGDKLQKKMAYRHSGYPGGLHKRTIGELMQDHPDRVVEKAIVGMLPKNKLSRQIQRKLRVYAGPEHPHTAQQPVPYEIKQVAQ; from the coding sequence GTGCCTACATACGCGCCCAAGGCGGGTGACACCACGAGGTCGTGGTACGTCATCGACGCTACGGACGTCGTGCTTGGCCGCCTTGCCGTCGCAGCAGCCAACCTGCTGCGGGGCAAGCACAAGCCGACGTTCGCTCCCAACGTCGATGGTGGTGACTTCGTCATCGTCATCAACGCCGACAAGGTCGCCGTCAGCGGCGACAAATTGCAGAAGAAGATGGCGTATCGCCACTCCGGTTATCCCGGTGGCCTGCACAAACGCACGATTGGCGAGCTGATGCAAGACCACCCGGACCGCGTGGTGGAGAAAGCGATCGTGGGCATGCTGCCCAAGAACAAGCTCAGCCGGCAGATCCAGCGCAAGCTTCGCGTCTACGCGGGCCCGGAGCATCCACACACCGCCCAGCAGCCGGTTCCCTACGAGATCAAGCAGGTGGCGCAATGA
- the mycP gene encoding type VII secretion-associated serine protease mycosin: protein MNAATSGVTRVLAVAALTAASQLGAAPALAISPPPIDDTWLPAPAPPAPPQPTVQREVCAVVTTKPGRAAEASAAPTQLADLDLPRVWQLSRGAGQRVAVIDTGVARHRRLPKLVAGGDYVSAGDGTQDCDAHGTLVAGIIGATSDSTLDKFSGVAPEATVISIRQSSAKFRPGNDPTGGGVGDVDTMAQAVRTAADLGASVINISSVACVSPAAALDDRALGAALAYAVDTRNAVVVAAAGNTGGASQCPPQRSDTTQGSVSVAVSPAWYDDYVLTVGSVNAAGEPSAFTLAGPWVDVAATGESVTSLNPIGDGIMTSIDASHDAAPLSGTSYAAPVVSGLAALIRARFPTMPARQVMDRIKATAHHPPAGWNPLVGNGTVDAMAAVSTATDPQSGIAVPDPQPSRVPRPSRIHKPTDQRPTPGPPAPGARNIAIGGAAACVVVLVAALATSTATRVLRRSNRDSVARE, encoded by the coding sequence ATGAACGCGGCGACCTCGGGCGTGACACGGGTGCTCGCGGTTGCCGCGCTGACAGCAGCGAGCCAGCTTGGAGCGGCGCCGGCACTGGCGATTTCGCCACCCCCAATCGACGACACCTGGCTGCCCGCGCCGGCGCCTCCCGCGCCCCCACAACCCACCGTGCAACGCGAGGTTTGCGCAGTCGTGACGACGAAACCCGGACGGGCCGCGGAGGCCAGCGCAGCACCCACGCAACTCGCCGATCTCGACCTGCCACGAGTCTGGCAACTCAGCCGAGGTGCGGGCCAGCGGGTCGCGGTGATCGACACCGGCGTCGCTCGACACCGGAGGTTGCCGAAGCTGGTGGCCGGAGGCGACTACGTTTCCGCCGGCGACGGCACTCAGGACTGTGACGCACACGGCACGCTGGTGGCTGGAATTATCGGAGCCACCAGCGATTCCACGCTAGACAAGTTCAGCGGCGTCGCGCCGGAAGCGACCGTCATCAGCATCCGTCAGTCCAGTGCCAAGTTCAGGCCAGGCAACGACCCAACCGGCGGCGGCGTTGGCGATGTCGACACCATGGCACAGGCCGTCCGGACGGCCGCCGACCTCGGTGCATCGGTGATCAACATTTCATCGGTCGCATGCGTGTCACCCGCGGCCGCCCTCGACGACCGCGCGCTGGGCGCTGCACTCGCCTATGCCGTCGACACTCGGAACGCGGTTGTCGTGGCGGCGGCCGGTAACACCGGCGGAGCTTCGCAGTGTCCACCCCAGCGGTCCGATACGACCCAAGGCAGCGTGTCGGTCGCCGTCAGCCCGGCCTGGTACGACGACTATGTGCTGACCGTCGGCTCGGTCAATGCCGCCGGCGAGCCGTCGGCGTTCACCCTCGCCGGACCCTGGGTGGATGTCGCGGCCACGGGCGAGTCAGTGACGTCGCTCAACCCGATCGGTGACGGAATCATGACCAGCATCGATGCATCCCATGACGCGGCACCGCTATCGGGCACCAGCTATGCCGCGCCCGTGGTGAGTGGGCTAGCCGCCCTGATCCGTGCACGTTTCCCCACGATGCCCGCGCGCCAAGTGATGGACCGAATCAAGGCGACCGCCCATCATCCGCCCGCAGGATGGAATCCGCTCGTCGGCAACGGCACCGTGGACGCGATGGCGGCGGTCAGCACGGCGACAGACCCACAGTCCGGCATTGCAGTCCCTGACCCGCAGCCCTCCCGAGTCCCGCGGCCCTCGCGAATACACAAGCCGACCGACCAACGCCCCACGCCCGGCCCGCCAGCTCCCGGTGCCCGGAATATCGCCATCGGTGGCGCAGCAGCGTGCGTCGTCGTGCTGGTGGCGGCACTAGCGACGAGTACCGCCACCCGCGTGCTACGGCGGTCCAACCGCGACAGCGTCGCGCGCGAGTAA
- the rpsI gene encoding 30S ribosomal protein S9, whose translation MTGTETTEAPETPADPGASLESQAAQSESLVLERPIQTVGRRKEAVVRVRLVPGTGKFDLNGRSLEDYFPNKVHQQLIKAPLVTVERVESFDIFALLSGGGPSGQAGALRLGIARALILASPQDRPALKKAGFLTRDPRATERKKYGLKKARKAPQYSKR comes from the coding sequence ATGACCGGAACCGAAACCACCGAAGCCCCAGAAACCCCAGCAGACCCAGGCGCGTCGCTGGAGAGCCAGGCCGCCCAGAGCGAATCACTCGTTCTCGAAAGGCCCATCCAGACCGTTGGCCGGCGCAAGGAAGCCGTGGTCCGGGTGCGGCTGGTGCCCGGCACCGGCAAGTTCGACCTCAACGGCCGCAGCCTGGAGGACTACTTCCCCAACAAGGTCCACCAGCAGCTCATCAAGGCTCCGCTCGTCACTGTGGAGCGGGTGGAAAGCTTCGACATCTTTGCCCTCCTCAGCGGCGGCGGCCCGTCGGGTCAGGCAGGTGCATTGCGTTTGGGCATCGCGCGAGCGTTGATCCTTGCCTCGCCGCAGGACCGGCCCGCGCTGAAGAAGGCGGGCTTCCTCACCCGGGATCCGCGTGCCACGGAGCGCAAGAAGTACGGCCTGAAGAAGGCCCGGAAGGCGCCGCAGTACAGCAAACGCTGA
- the eccD gene encoding type VII secretion integral membrane protein EccD — MSIDDLGLRRVSIHAGAAVVDLSLPAGVPVASLIPSIVDSFGSSADLEPAPYNLTCPSGTALDTSTTLAQNGIRDGAVLVLSHDRPEPPTVRYDDVAEAVAETLRANVAPRCGYATRLTGALAANGVAIVGALALIRNTLNTNVTRYGGATVATAAASSLVALLLAVIAHRTYRDPIAGLTLSVLATSFAAVAGLLAVPGGPGVPNVLLAAMSAAVASVLALRATGCGVVTLTATACAALVIAVATLSAAITSIRWPVVGSLTAVVSLGLLEASPRMAIVLAGLSPHRAPAPGHFDADPAPATTALATRAIRADQWLTSLLAAFSSSAAIAATSAAAATRGTDAQRLGGVLLVALTGVLLLLRARRDVDPTKALMFTLGGIITGTTALALTATALPEHGPWIVAATAMLAAAAAYLSLVAPTRSLSPVIRRRLEQLECLALIAMAPLTCWICDIFSTVRGLDLA; from the coding sequence TTGTCTATAGACGATCTGGGGCTGCGCCGCGTCTCGATTCATGCGGGCGCGGCCGTCGTCGACCTGTCGCTGCCGGCCGGGGTACCGGTCGCCAGCCTGATCCCGTCGATCGTCGACAGCTTCGGTAGCAGCGCCGATCTGGAACCGGCACCTTACAACCTGACCTGCCCAAGCGGTACCGCCCTCGACACCTCGACGACGTTAGCGCAAAACGGAATCCGTGACGGCGCGGTTCTGGTGCTGAGCCATGACCGCCCAGAGCCACCCACGGTCCGCTACGACGACGTCGCGGAGGCGGTGGCGGAAACGCTCAGAGCCAATGTCGCGCCACGCTGCGGGTACGCGACTCGACTCACGGGCGCGCTGGCGGCCAACGGCGTCGCCATCGTCGGTGCTCTGGCGTTGATTCGAAACACACTGAACACCAACGTCACCCGCTACGGCGGAGCAACGGTAGCGACGGCAGCAGCGTCCAGCCTGGTCGCGCTGCTCCTGGCGGTGATCGCGCACCGAACATATCGAGACCCGATCGCCGGGCTCACATTGAGTGTCCTGGCCACCTCGTTCGCCGCGGTCGCCGGCCTCCTGGCGGTTCCCGGTGGACCAGGTGTCCCCAACGTGCTGCTGGCCGCCATGAGTGCAGCCGTCGCATCGGTGCTCGCACTACGCGCGACGGGCTGTGGTGTCGTCACATTGACGGCCACCGCGTGCGCCGCCCTGGTGATCGCGGTGGCTACGCTGTCCGCGGCAATCACCTCAATCCGATGGCCGGTCGTAGGTTCGCTGACCGCGGTGGTTTCCCTCGGCCTGCTAGAAGCATCTCCTCGGATGGCAATCGTGCTGGCGGGGCTGTCACCCCACCGTGCGCCAGCACCTGGCCACTTCGACGCCGATCCGGCGCCGGCTACAACCGCGCTGGCCACCAGGGCGATCCGCGCCGATCAGTGGTTGACCAGCTTGCTCGCCGCTTTTTCGTCGTCAGCGGCTATCGCCGCGACGAGCGCCGCCGCGGCAACCCGGGGCACCGACGCGCAGCGTCTTGGCGGCGTGCTATTGGTCGCCCTCACAGGCGTGCTGCTCCTGTTGCGCGCCCGCCGCGACGTCGACCCGACAAAAGCGCTGATGTTCACCCTCGGTGGAATCATCACTGGTACAACAGCATTAGCCCTTACCGCGACCGCACTGCCCGAGCACGGCCCGTGGATCGTCGCGGCGACTGCCATGCTCGCCGCTGCCGCAGCGTATCTGAGCCTTGTCGCTCCTACCAGGTCGCTGTCACCCGTCATACGGCGCCGTCTAGAGCAATTGGAATGTCTGGCGCTGATCGCGATGGCGCCGCTGACTTGCTGGATCTGCGACATCTTCAGCACCGTTCGCGGCCTTGATCTGGCATGA
- a CDS encoding WXG100 family type VII secretion target, with protein sequence MSGSNTLSADFDLMRSVASTTDARNEEIRVMLQSFIGRMSSVPRSVWGGLAAARFKDVLERWDAESARLYRVLHTIAETIRHNEGALREASQSHAHSIAVAGGDL encoded by the coding sequence GTGAGCGGATCGAACACGCTGAGCGCCGACTTTGACTTGATGCGTTCGGTCGCGAGCACGACCGACGCACGCAACGAGGAGATCCGGGTGATGCTGCAGTCGTTCATCGGCCGTATGAGCAGCGTGCCGCGGTCAGTGTGGGGTGGGCTCGCGGCCGCGCGTTTCAAGGATGTCCTCGAACGCTGGGACGCCGAGTCGGCGAGGCTCTACCGCGTCCTGCACACGATCGCCGAAACGATTCGACACAACGAGGGCGCATTGCGCGAAGCCAGCCAATCCCATGCCCACAGCATTGCCGTGGCCGGCGGAGATCTGTGA